One segment of Amycolatopsis alba DSM 44262 DNA contains the following:
- a CDS encoding MFS transporter, which produces MAETSPDPRRWWALGLIALAQFMVIMDTSIIGVALPAMQQDLGFSPGDLSWVFNAYVIALAGLLLLGGRLSDLFGARKMFSAGWVVTLGGSVVAAVASTAWVELLGRVLQGAGAALIAPSALTLLMMLFGARPRELTKALALYGAAAPAGGTAGVFLGGVITEWLAWPWIFWLYVPISLVAILATGRLMPSAPARRGSVDLAGAVAATAGLGLTVFGVVRAPEAGWGSAGTVGALAGGVALLAVFVLIQRKREIPLVRLGIFRTPNLGGANLAQFLLGAAWIPMWYFLNLYLQQVLGYGAFASGAALLPMTVLIVVLMVAVAPRLIGRFGPKKMIIGGLLALAAGLVWLSFVSPTGNFAVDVLPASLVAALGQALAFIPSLGTAISSAKPEEGGLASGIVNTSYQIGSALGLAAMTAVGVSFGAGRIGDPVALTGGYSAAFLGAAGIAIAGGFLAMATLRVPKAEPALSR; this is translated from the coding sequence ATGGCGGAGACAAGCCCGGACCCACGACGCTGGTGGGCGCTGGGACTCATCGCATTGGCCCAGTTCATGGTCATCATGGACACCTCGATCATCGGCGTCGCGCTGCCCGCGATGCAGCAGGACCTCGGGTTCTCCCCTGGAGACCTGTCGTGGGTGTTCAACGCCTACGTCATCGCGCTCGCCGGGCTGCTGCTGCTCGGCGGACGGCTCTCGGACCTGTTCGGCGCGCGGAAGATGTTCAGTGCGGGCTGGGTGGTCACCCTCGGCGGTTCCGTGGTCGCCGCGGTCGCGAGCACCGCGTGGGTGGAACTGCTCGGCCGGGTCCTGCAGGGCGCGGGCGCGGCGCTGATCGCCCCGTCCGCGTTGACCTTGCTGATGATGCTGTTCGGCGCGCGCCCTCGTGAGCTGACCAAGGCGCTCGCGCTCTACGGGGCGGCCGCTCCCGCCGGTGGCACCGCCGGGGTGTTCCTCGGCGGCGTGATCACCGAATGGCTGGCCTGGCCGTGGATCTTCTGGCTCTACGTCCCGATCTCGCTCGTCGCGATCCTCGCCACCGGCAGGCTGATGCCGTCCGCGCCCGCGCGGCGTGGTTCGGTCGACCTCGCCGGCGCCGTCGCGGCGACCGCGGGTCTCGGGCTGACCGTGTTCGGCGTCGTCCGCGCGCCGGAAGCGGGCTGGGGCTCGGCGGGCACGGTGGGCGCGCTGGCCGGTGGCGTCGCGCTGCTCGCGGTGTTCGTGCTGATCCAGCGGAAGCGCGAGATCCCGTTGGTGCGGCTGGGGATCTTCCGCACGCCGAACCTCGGTGGGGCGAACCTCGCCCAGTTCCTGCTCGGCGCGGCGTGGATCCCGATGTGGTACTTCCTCAACCTGTACCTCCAGCAGGTCCTCGGGTACGGGGCCTTCGCCAGTGGGGCGGCGCTGCTGCCGATGACCGTGCTGATCGTCGTGCTGATGGTCGCCGTCGCGCCGCGGCTGATCGGCCGGTTCGGGCCGAAGAAGATGATCATCGGCGGCCTGTTGGCGCTCGCGGCGGGGCTGGTGTGGCTGTCGTTCGTCAGCCCGACCGGCAACTTCGCCGTCGACGTCCTGCCCGCTTCGCTGGTCGCCGCGCTCGGCCAGGCGCTCGCGTTCATCCCGTCGCTCGGCACCGCGATCTCGAGCGCGAAACCGGAGGAAGGCGGGCTGGCGTCGGGGATCGTGAACACCTCGTACCAGATCGGTTCGGCGCTCGGTCTCGCCGCGATGACCGCGGTCGGGGTCTCCTTCGGCGCCGGCCGGATCGGTGACCCGGTCGCGTTGACCGGCGGGTACTCGGCCGCGTTCCTCGGAGCTGCGGGGATCGCGATCGCCGGTGGCTTCCTGGCCATGGCCACCCTGCGTGTCCCCAAGGCCGAGCCCGCCTTGTCGCGATGA
- a CDS encoding dihydrofolate reductase family protein, translating to MKLTTMTQISLDGVTQGNGGASEEDRRNGFERGGWARGAGDDETRAFITRTYQRADAFLFGRRTYDLFAEAWGPQLAHPVGAALNEAPKYVASTTLTDPAWPGTTVLSGDLAAAVADLKAKPGGELQVHGSSVLIRWLLENGLVDEMTLIVVPVILGQGARLFPETGPDLALDLVESRTDSKGVTIQVLRPAGRPHYATA from the coding sequence ATGAAGCTGACGACCATGACCCAGATCAGCCTCGACGGGGTCACGCAGGGAAACGGCGGAGCGTCGGAGGAGGACCGCCGGAACGGATTCGAACGCGGCGGCTGGGCACGGGGCGCGGGTGACGACGAGACCAGGGCGTTCATCACCCGGACCTACCAGCGCGCCGACGCGTTCCTGTTCGGACGGCGCACCTACGACCTGTTCGCCGAGGCCTGGGGGCCTCAGCTCGCACATCCGGTCGGCGCGGCCTTGAACGAGGCTCCCAAGTACGTCGCTTCGACCACGCTCACCGATCCGGCGTGGCCAGGCACCACCGTGCTGTCCGGGGACCTCGCGGCCGCCGTCGCGGATCTGAAGGCCAAGCCGGGAGGCGAACTGCAGGTCCATGGCAGCAGCGTCCTGATCCGGTGGCTGCTGGAGAACGGCCTGGTCGACGAAATGACGCTGATCGTGGTCCCGGTGATCCTCGGCCAGGGCGCGAGGTTGTTCCCGGAGACCGGTCCGGATCTCGCCCTCGACCTGGTCGAGTCGCGGACCGATTCGAAAGGCGTGACGATCCAGGTCCTGCGGCCTGCCGGGCGCCCGCACTACGCGACCGCCTGA
- a CDS encoding YciI family protein, whose translation MKYLVSVIDDKSDPGSTDRQPAISAFNERLIAEGHWVFAGGLADTDSATVIDNRGEQAVISDGPFVESKEYLAGVWVWEAPDLDVALKLATEASKICDRKIEVRPFR comes from the coding sequence ATGAAATACCTGGTTTCCGTGATCGACGACAAGAGCGATCCCGGCAGTACGGACCGGCAGCCCGCCATCAGCGCGTTCAACGAACGGCTGATCGCCGAGGGCCACTGGGTTTTCGCGGGCGGGCTCGCGGACACCGACTCGGCGACGGTCATCGACAACCGCGGCGAGCAGGCGGTGATCAGCGACGGGCCGTTCGTGGAGTCGAAGGAGTACCTCGCCGGTGTCTGGGTGTGGGAGGCCCCCGACCTGGATGTGGCGCTCAAGCTCGCCACCGAGGCGTCGAAGATCTGCGATCGCAAGATCGAGGTCCGGCCATTCCGGTGA
- a CDS encoding RNA polymerase sigma factor: MSDVEEAITLAHRDEWARVVATLTRRFGDLDIAEEAAAEAFATAVEKWPSDGVPPGPGAWLTTTANRKAIDRIRRENKRDDKQKEARMVYDDDPPEPPGVIDDDRLRLIFTCCHPALALETRVALTLRMVGGLTVPEIARAFLVAESAMGQRITRAKAKIKAARIPYRVPSAEDLPARVSGVLAALFLVFNEGYLATGPDTDPLRHDLTAEAIRLTRLIRALLPDDGEVAGLLALMLLTEARRSARVSATGELVALDEQDRGAWDAELIAEGHRLVRERLAAAAAGVAPGRYQILAAINAVHTSARDIRDTDWSQILALYDQLVRLDLSPVIALNRAIAVAELDGPEVALAAVDRLEGKLSGYHPFHATRADLLRRLGRSAESRAAYDEAIELAGNTAETAYLTRRRDQLR, translated from the coding sequence GTGAGCGACGTCGAAGAGGCGATCACCCTGGCCCACCGCGACGAGTGGGCACGGGTGGTCGCCACCTTGACCAGGCGTTTCGGCGATCTCGACATCGCCGAGGAAGCGGCAGCCGAGGCTTTCGCGACCGCCGTCGAGAAGTGGCCGTCCGACGGCGTGCCGCCCGGCCCCGGCGCCTGGCTGACCACCACCGCCAACCGCAAGGCCATCGACCGGATCCGGCGCGAGAACAAACGCGACGACAAGCAGAAGGAGGCTCGGATGGTGTACGACGACGACCCGCCCGAGCCGCCCGGCGTGATCGACGACGACCGGCTCCGGCTGATCTTCACCTGCTGTCACCCGGCGCTGGCGCTGGAAACCCGCGTGGCGTTGACGTTGCGCATGGTCGGCGGCCTGACCGTGCCCGAGATCGCCCGCGCCTTCCTGGTGGCCGAAAGTGCCATGGGGCAGCGGATCACCCGCGCGAAGGCCAAGATCAAGGCGGCTCGCATCCCGTATCGCGTGCCGTCCGCCGAGGATCTCCCGGCCCGCGTCTCCGGGGTGCTCGCCGCCCTTTTCCTCGTGTTCAACGAGGGCTACCTGGCCACCGGGCCCGACACCGATCCCCTGCGTCACGACCTGACCGCCGAGGCGATCCGGCTCACCCGGCTCATCCGGGCCCTCCTGCCGGACGACGGTGAGGTGGCCGGGCTGCTGGCGCTGATGCTCCTCACCGAGGCCCGCCGCTCCGCCCGCGTCTCGGCGACCGGCGAGCTCGTCGCCCTCGACGAGCAGGACCGTGGCGCCTGGGACGCGGAGCTGATCGCCGAAGGCCACCGGCTGGTGCGCGAACGCCTCGCCGCTGCCGCCGCCGGGGTGGCTCCGGGCCGCTACCAGATCCTCGCCGCGATCAACGCCGTGCACACCTCGGCCCGCGACATCCGCGACACCGACTGGTCGCAGATCCTCGCCCTGTACGACCAGCTCGTCCGCCTCGATCTTTCGCCGGTCATCGCCCTCAACCGGGCCATCGCGGTCGCCGAACTCGACGGCCCGGAGGTGGCGCTGGCGGCCGTCGACCGCCTCGAAGGCAAGTTGTCCGGCTATCACCCGTTCCACGCCACCCGCGCCGACCTGTTGCGACGGCTCGGCCGCAGCGCCGAGTCGCGAGCGGCCTACGACGAAGCCATCGAGCTGGCGGGCAACACCGCGGAGACGGCCTATCTGACCCGCCGCCGCGACCAGTTGCGGTAG
- a CDS encoding 8-amino-7-oxononanoate synthase, translating to MSSLTEWLVSVDEDRRRAGLVRRTDARRGTGSRRGLLDLASNDYLGLGDDPRVRAAAATAIETYGAGAGASRVVTGTTAGHEELERELAVLTGQPSCLAFSSGYAANIGLLTALGSPDTLIVSDEHVHASLIDGARLSRSPVRICPHNDLAVLEELLRDREQTRAVVVVESIYSVLGDATDLARVAALCVTYDALLVVDEAHGIGVAGRGRGAVHAAGLSGAPHVVVTATLSKALGTQGGAVLGTPLVREHLVNTARTFIFDTGLAPAAAVGAAEACRIIAAEPGLADELHRIAAVIAVAAGVPHAPGAVQSIPADSAEHAVTAADRLFDDGVVVGCFRPPSVPDGVSRLRLVARAGVDPERAARAARLAARLSRAEARLG from the coding sequence ATGAGCAGCCTGACCGAGTGGCTCGTCAGCGTCGACGAGGACCGTCGGCGGGCAGGCCTGGTGCGCCGGACCGATGCCCGGCGCGGCACGGGATCCCGGCGTGGTCTGCTGGATCTGGCTTCGAACGACTATCTCGGGCTCGGCGACGACCCTCGTGTCCGCGCGGCCGCGGCAACGGCCATCGAGACGTACGGCGCCGGTGCGGGCGCGTCGAGGGTCGTGACCGGGACGACGGCGGGTCACGAGGAACTGGAGCGGGAACTGGCCGTCCTCACCGGGCAGCCGTCCTGCTTGGCGTTTTCCAGTGGCTACGCGGCCAATATCGGTCTGCTCACCGCTCTGGGTTCCCCGGACACGCTGATCGTTTCCGACGAGCACGTGCACGCGTCACTGATCGACGGCGCCCGGCTGTCCCGTTCACCCGTGCGGATCTGCCCGCACAACGATCTCGCCGTGCTGGAGGAGCTGCTCCGGGATCGCGAGCAGACCCGTGCGGTGGTCGTCGTCGAGTCGATCTATTCCGTGCTCGGGGACGCGACCGATCTGGCACGCGTCGCGGCGCTGTGTGTCACCTACGACGCTCTGCTGGTCGTGGACGAGGCGCACGGGATCGGCGTGGCGGGCCGGGGGAGGGGCGCGGTCCACGCCGCCGGTCTGTCCGGCGCGCCGCACGTCGTCGTGACCGCGACGCTGTCCAAGGCGCTCGGTACCCAGGGCGGCGCCGTGCTCGGGACACCGCTGGTGCGTGAGCATCTGGTCAACACCGCCCGGACGTTCATCTTCGACACCGGGCTCGCCCCCGCCGCGGCCGTGGGAGCCGCGGAGGCCTGCCGGATCATCGCGGCGGAACCGGGACTGGCCGACGAACTGCACCGGATCGCGGCGGTGATCGCCGTCGCCGCGGGGGTGCCGCACGCGCCGGGCGCGGTCCAGTCGATTCCCGCGGATTCAGCGGAGCACGCGGTGACCGCCGCGGACCGGCTGTTCGACGACGGCGTCGTGGTCGGCTGCTTCCGGCCGCCGAGCGTCCCGGACGGTGTCTCCCGGCTGCGGCTCGTCGCCCGTGCCGGCGTCGACCCCGAGCGGGCCGCGCGGGCGGCACGGCTCGCGGCGCGCCTGTCCCGCGCGGAGGCCCGGCTCGGGTGA
- the bioB gene encoding biotin synthase BioB has product MFKTVDDLASRQLAGGVLDREDARAVLNTPDDEVFGLVVAAGRLRRAYFGDRVKVNYLVNLKSGLCPEDCTYCSQRLGSSAQILKYSWLSAEETVKQATAGIEGGASRVCLVASGRGPSDRDVDRVAGVVEAVKTAHSGVEVCACLGILKDGQAERLRDAGVDAYNHNLNTSESRYSEICTTHDYEDRVATVEKAKEAGLSPCSGLIVGMGESDDELIDAIFALRDLDSDSIPVNFLMPFDGTPLAGTWELTPLRSLRILALARLACPEKEIRMAGGREMHLRSLQPLALQVANSLFLGDYLTSEGQAAKADLDMIADAGFKILGADESPHRTDVAVRARGAGTAVAPNA; this is encoded by the coding sequence GTGTTCAAAACAGTGGATGACCTGGCGTCGCGCCAGTTGGCAGGCGGTGTCCTCGATCGCGAAGACGCCCGCGCGGTCCTGAATACGCCGGACGACGAGGTGTTCGGCCTGGTCGTCGCGGCCGGGCGGCTTCGGCGCGCGTACTTCGGTGATCGGGTCAAGGTCAACTACCTGGTGAACCTCAAGTCGGGACTGTGCCCGGAGGACTGCACGTACTGCTCGCAGCGGCTCGGCTCGTCGGCGCAGATCCTCAAGTACTCCTGGCTTTCGGCCGAGGAGACGGTCAAGCAGGCGACGGCCGGGATCGAGGGCGGCGCGTCCCGTGTCTGCCTGGTCGCGAGCGGGCGCGGGCCGAGCGACCGCGACGTGGACCGGGTCGCCGGCGTCGTCGAAGCGGTCAAAACCGCCCACTCCGGCGTGGAAGTCTGTGCCTGCTTGGGAATTCTCAAGGACGGCCAGGCCGAGCGACTTCGCGACGCCGGTGTCGACGCCTACAACCACAACCTCAACACGAGCGAGTCCCGGTACTCGGAGATCTGCACGACGCACGATTACGAAGACCGCGTGGCCACCGTCGAAAAGGCCAAGGAGGCGGGGCTTTCCCCGTGTTCCGGGCTGATCGTGGGCATGGGGGAGAGCGACGACGAGCTGATCGACGCGATCTTCGCCCTGCGGGACCTGGACAGTGACTCGATTCCCGTCAACTTCCTGATGCCCTTCGATGGCACGCCGCTGGCGGGCACCTGGGAACTGACGCCGTTGCGCTCGCTGCGGATCCTCGCGCTGGCACGGCTGGCCTGTCCGGAAAAGGAGATCCGGATGGCGGGCGGGCGCGAGATGCATCTGCGCTCGCTGCAGCCGCTCGCGCTACAGGTGGCCAATTCCCTGTTCCTCGGGGACTACCTCACCAGCGAGGGGCAGGCCGCGAAGGCCGACCTCGACATGATCGCCGACGCCGGATTCAAGATCCTCGGCGCCGACGAGAGTCCACATCGGACGGACGTCGCGGTCCGGGCCCGTGGTGCCGGTACGGCTGTCGCGCCCAACGCATGA
- a CDS encoding TetR family transcriptional regulator — MKVTRAQIVDGAYELLRERGLSSLSMRRLAQDLGVQPGALYYHVANKQELLAVVAARVLADFPASPADPRSAAQDLRAALLRVRDGAEVVSFVQAYRPDVLTPTGALNRLFTDRFGPRQAEWAARTIVHYVLGFVAEEQNRAELVRAGIVDVEPAHERESAEAFLFGVDAILTGLAG; from the coding sequence GTGAAGGTGACGCGAGCGCAGATCGTCGACGGCGCGTACGAGCTGCTTCGTGAGCGAGGGCTGAGCAGCCTGTCCATGCGGCGGCTGGCCCAGGACCTCGGCGTGCAGCCCGGCGCGCTGTACTACCACGTCGCCAACAAGCAGGAACTGCTCGCCGTGGTCGCCGCCCGCGTTCTCGCCGACTTCCCGGCCTCGCCCGCAGATCCCCGCAGCGCCGCGCAAGACCTGCGCGCGGCGCTGCTTCGCGTCCGCGACGGCGCCGAGGTCGTGTCCTTCGTGCAGGCGTACCGGCCGGACGTCCTGACCCCGACAGGTGCGCTGAACCGGTTGTTCACCGACCGGTTCGGCCCCCGCCAAGCCGAATGGGCCGCCCGCACGATCGTCCACTATGTACTCGGCTTCGTCGCGGAAGAACAGAACCGGGCCGAACTCGTCCGCGCGGGCATCGTCGACGTTGAGCCCGCGCACGAGCGGGAATCGGCGGAGGCCTTCCTGTTCGGCGTCGACGCGATCCTCACCGGTCTCGCCGGGTGA
- a CDS encoding MBL fold metallo-hydrolase: MSGGPRIDRVVTSGVFELDGGSWAVDNNIWLVGDDDEVVIVDAAHDEHAITEAVGGRRVVAVVCTHGHNDHVTVAPQLGARLDAPVLLHPGDRELWEMTHPGRRFRNVEDGERIAVAGTDLEVLHTPGHSPGSVCLHLPEAKTLFSGDTLFAGGPGATGRSFSSFPTIISSIEGRLFALPEDTRVHTGHGDGTTIGTEAPHLAEWIARGH, encoded by the coding sequence GTGAGCGGCGGCCCGCGGATCGACCGGGTCGTCACCAGCGGTGTCTTCGAACTCGACGGCGGCTCATGGGCCGTCGACAACAACATCTGGCTCGTCGGGGACGACGACGAGGTCGTGATCGTGGACGCCGCACACGACGAGCACGCGATCACCGAGGCCGTCGGCGGCCGCCGCGTGGTCGCCGTCGTGTGCACGCACGGGCACAACGACCACGTCACCGTCGCCCCGCAGCTCGGTGCGCGTCTCGACGCGCCGGTCCTGCTGCACCCCGGCGACCGGGAGCTGTGGGAGATGACCCATCCAGGGCGCCGGTTCCGGAATGTGGAGGACGGTGAGCGGATCGCCGTCGCGGGCACGGATCTCGAAGTGCTCCACACCCCAGGGCACTCGCCCGGTTCGGTCTGCCTGCATCTGCCCGAGGCGAAGACCCTGTTCTCCGGTGACACGCTGTTCGCGGGCGGGCCGGGGGCGACGGGGCGTTCGTTCTCCAGCTTCCCGACGATCATCTCGTCGATCGAGGGGCGGCTGTTCGCGTTGCCGGAGGACACCCGTGTCCACACCGGCCACGGTGACGGGACCACCATCGGCACGGAGGCGCCGCACCTGGCCGAATGGATCGCACGGGGCCACTGA
- a CDS encoding S-(hydroxymethyl)mycothiol dehydrogenase, translating into MPQQVRGVIARSKGAPAELVDIVIPDPGPGEVVVSIAACGVCHTDLTYRDGGINDEFPFLLGHEASGTVESVGDGVDSVRPGDFVVLNWRAVCGQCRACKRGRPQYCFDTFNAAQKMTLTDGTELTPALGIGAFADKTLVHAGQCTKVDAAVDPAVAGLLGCGVMAGLGAAVNTGGVGRGDSVAVIGCGGVGDAAIAGARLAGAATIIAVDRDERKLEWARGLGATHAINAAETDPVAAIQELTGGFGADVVIDAVGRPETWKQAFYARDLAGTVVLVGVPTPDMRLEMPLLDFFSRGGALKSSWYGDCLPERDFPMLIDLHLQGRLPLDRFVSERIALGDVEQAFHTMHAGEVLRSVVIL; encoded by the coding sequence ATGCCACAACAGGTGCGCGGGGTGATCGCCCGGTCGAAGGGGGCGCCGGCCGAACTGGTGGACATCGTGATTCCCGACCCCGGCCCCGGCGAGGTCGTGGTGTCGATCGCGGCCTGCGGGGTCTGTCACACCGATCTGACCTATCGCGACGGTGGCATCAACGACGAATTCCCCTTCCTGCTCGGCCATGAAGCGTCGGGCACGGTGGAAAGCGTCGGCGACGGCGTCGATTCCGTGCGGCCAGGGGACTTCGTCGTCCTCAACTGGCGCGCGGTGTGCGGGCAGTGCCGGGCTTGCAAACGAGGGCGCCCGCAGTACTGCTTCGACACTTTCAACGCGGCACAGAAGATGACGCTGACGGACGGCACGGAGCTCACGCCCGCGCTCGGCATCGGCGCGTTCGCGGACAAGACGCTCGTCCACGCCGGACAGTGCACGAAGGTCGACGCCGCCGTGGACCCCGCGGTCGCCGGCCTGCTCGGCTGCGGCGTCATGGCCGGTCTCGGTGCCGCGGTCAACACCGGCGGGGTCGGCCGGGGTGACTCGGTGGCGGTCATCGGCTGCGGGGGAGTGGGCGACGCCGCGATCGCAGGCGCCCGCCTCGCCGGGGCGGCGACGATCATCGCCGTCGACCGAGACGAGCGGAAACTCGAGTGGGCGCGGGGGCTCGGCGCGACGCACGCGATCAACGCGGCGGAGACCGACCCCGTCGCCGCGATCCAGGAGCTGACCGGCGGCTTCGGCGCCGACGTCGTCATCGACGCGGTCGGCCGTCCCGAGACCTGGAAGCAGGCCTTCTACGCGCGTGACCTGGCGGGCACCGTGGTGCTGGTCGGCGTGCCGACGCCGGACATGCGGCTGGAGATGCCGCTGCTGGACTTCTTTTCCCGTGGCGGCGCGCTGAAGTCGTCCTGGTACGGCGATTGCCTGCCGGAGCGGGACTTCCCGATGCTGATCGACCTGCATCTGCAGGGCAGGCTGCCGCTCGACCGGTTCGTGTCCGAGCGGATCGCGCTCGGCGACGTCGAACAGGCGTTCCACACCATGCACGCGGGCGAAGTGCTGCGTTCGGTGGTGATCCTGTGA
- a CDS encoding helix-turn-helix transcriptional regulator — translation MPESADLTALRDVVEGPLAEIAVRFSRLLAEDWPHQALVIFTLECTGRPRKVTGVKEIADKVAIRELEAIKARVEPGGHLTTTATLGGTTRTLWAVRDPGGTLLVLVPRASRKRFPRPSRLAEIFGIVATSIRQQVTQASPDYLAESRAASSERARTIVEMAAAHETALVTILTALRSTRLDDQRARHVATDSASAALVALRSAHRTDLALSEEQAHTAFGRLRREVRQVMRHHGAEVEFVAPPKDGRPLSGEVAHAARAMTCTAVLAFTTQPELTRLRVAWTSDETALHLDVRDQESGDLDVAGLRLQLDGRAKTLGATVEVDAVPGWGSRVTVVLPFEPESDRSGEAVLSELNRRELEVLRLVARGQRNKAIAATLGITESTVKFHVTGVLRKLDVGSRGEAAALALAAGISAGHSA, via the coding sequence ATGCCCGAATCCGCCGACCTGACCGCACTGCGCGACGTCGTCGAAGGCCCGCTGGCCGAGATCGCCGTCCGGTTCTCACGGCTGCTCGCCGAAGACTGGCCGCATCAGGCACTCGTCATCTTCACCCTGGAATGCACGGGCAGGCCGCGCAAGGTCACCGGCGTGAAGGAGATCGCCGACAAGGTCGCCATCCGCGAACTGGAGGCGATCAAGGCGCGCGTCGAACCCGGCGGGCATCTGACCACGACGGCCACCCTCGGCGGTACCACCAGGACGCTCTGGGCCGTGCGTGATCCGGGCGGGACGCTGCTCGTGCTCGTTCCGCGTGCCAGCCGCAAACGCTTTCCTCGGCCCTCGCGGCTGGCGGAGATCTTCGGCATCGTCGCGACGTCGATCCGCCAGCAGGTCACCCAGGCCAGCCCTGACTACCTCGCCGAGTCACGCGCGGCCTCCAGCGAGCGAGCGCGCACGATCGTGGAGATGGCCGCCGCGCACGAGACCGCGCTGGTCACGATCCTGACCGCGCTGCGCTCCACCCGGCTGGACGATCAGCGCGCCCGTCACGTCGCGACGGACTCCGCCTCCGCCGCGCTGGTGGCGCTGCGGTCGGCGCACCGGACCGACCTCGCGCTGTCCGAGGAACAGGCGCACACCGCGTTCGGCAGGCTCCGCCGGGAGGTCCGGCAGGTGATGCGGCACCACGGCGCCGAAGTCGAGTTCGTCGCGCCGCCGAAGGACGGGCGGCCGCTGTCCGGCGAGGTCGCCCACGCCGCCCGCGCGATGACGTGCACCGCCGTGCTCGCGTTCACCACCCAGCCGGAACTGACCCGGCTCCGGGTCGCGTGGACGAGCGACGAAACGGCGCTGCACCTCGACGTTCGCGACCAGGAATCCGGTGACCTCGACGTCGCGGGCCTGCGCCTGCAACTCGACGGGCGGGCGAAGACCCTCGGAGCCACCGTCGAGGTCGACGCCGTTCCCGGCTGGGGCAGCCGCGTCACCGTCGTCCTCCCTTTCGAGCCGGAGTCGGACCGGTCCGGCGAGGCCGTGCTCTCCGAGCTCAACCGCCGCGAACTCGAAGTGCTGCGGCTCGTGGCGCGGGGACAGCGCAACAAAGCCATCGCCGCGACGCTCGGCATCACCGAAAGCACGGTGAAGTTCCACGTCACCGGGGTGCTGCGGAAACTGGACGTCGGCTCCCGTGGCGAGGCCGCGGCCTTGGCCCTGGCCGCGGGCATCTCCGCCGGGCACTCCGCGTGA
- a CDS encoding L,D-transpeptidase, which yields MTRLQTSCGGARPQAAAALLALALVALPLAGCGTPQAEGGGAAAAVAPRSPSPEALAALPEANTFGELNNAPADPSAPASGEVLHPKADAAIYRVPGAEPIARLPETQIGSPTWVPVIARQGEWAQVLLPTRPNGASGWLHATPEAVESAHNDFEVRVDLAGFRLEILEAGKPTGSWKIGTGKPEHPTPTGRAFILASIKESVNTYSPIVLPLSSHSDSHETFGGGPGTVGLHTWPDNSFVGKATSDGCIRVTREALNRLVELPLGTVVHIA from the coding sequence ATGACCCGACTGCAGACCTCTTGCGGTGGCGCACGCCCTCAGGCGGCTGCCGCGCTTCTCGCCTTGGCCCTGGTGGCGCTGCCACTGGCAGGCTGCGGCACTCCCCAGGCCGAAGGTGGCGGGGCCGCCGCGGCCGTCGCCCCGCGATCGCCGTCGCCGGAGGCACTGGCCGCGTTGCCCGAGGCGAACACCTTCGGTGAACTGAACAACGCGCCAGCCGACCCGTCCGCTCCCGCGAGCGGCGAAGTACTGCACCCGAAGGCGGACGCGGCGATCTACCGCGTCCCTGGCGCCGAGCCGATCGCCCGGCTCCCGGAGACGCAGATCGGCTCCCCGACGTGGGTCCCGGTGATCGCCCGGCAAGGCGAGTGGGCGCAGGTGCTGCTCCCCACCCGTCCCAACGGCGCGAGCGGCTGGCTGCACGCCACCCCGGAAGCCGTGGAATCGGCGCACAACGACTTCGAGGTCCGCGTGGACCTCGCCGGATTCCGCCTGGAAATCCTCGAAGCGGGCAAGCCGACCGGCTCATGGAAGATCGGTACCGGCAAGCCCGAGCACCCCACGCCCACCGGCCGCGCGTTCATTCTCGCCTCGATCAAGGAGAGCGTGAACACCTACAGCCCGATCGTGCTGCCACTGAGCAGTCATTCCGATTCGCACGAGACCTTCGGCGGCGGACCCGGCACGGTCGGCCTGCATACCTGGCCTGACAACAGTTTCGTCGGCAAGGCCACCAGCGACGGCTGCATCCGGGTCACCCGCGAGGCGCTGAACCGCCTCGTCGAGTTGCCGCTCGGCACCGTCGTGCACATCGCCTGA